The genomic stretch CCATGGTAAACTACTTCGCACACAAGGGACTTCATATACACAAGAATTCATATGCAACACCGTTTTTTGTGTATAAAAGGTTTTGGTTGGCATGCAAGCCCTgcacatttaattaaatatatttttacattgtaGGTATTTAAAGTTATAGCAGGAAAAACAGGTGAGTTTTATTATGAAATATAACATGAGAGATTGCTGATACACTGAGTACCAGCACAACAGAGTGCCTCGTCTtagacttatttttttttacaactgtgATCCAGTCAGACACAAGGCTGCAGGCAGTGTGAATGTAGACAACACCTCTAATAACAGTTGATAATTTAGAGTTGAGAAAACATTAAGCAGAGTGATACTCAAGGTTAAAAGTTTAAGTGCTGTTGTACTCTATGTCAGCACTACTAGAATGCCTATTGTCCAATTTGATTGGAACTGTTTTATAAGAGCTTTATAATGACTATATTTAGTTTAGACAAGTTACATGCAAGTCCACAGCCATGAGTGCGTTTGTAGATAACTGTGTGGACACTTCATAGAATTTGTAGCACCTCTACTTTGAATGATATAAAAGGTCTAATATTCAGACGGCTCAAAGTAATACAatagacacaaaaaaatatatttaaggATAATTTATTGCAGACTGTCAAAGGAGCATTACTAAATAATTACACATGGACCCTTTCATTGTTTCAAGCCACTTCGCTTAGTTGCATATCAAAACGTCAGTGCAAGGGGTGCAGATATAGTGGGAGGTAATGGTGGGAATGTTGTTATTCTTAAGCAGTGACTTCATCACACCATCAACACTCCTCCTCAAGCATCACATctctaaataaaacagaatctcAAAAAACAAGGCTGATCTTTGTACTAATCAGTCTTTGTGTTGTGCGTTCATGTGACAGGCTGACAGTAACAGTTAGGGTTAGATCATCACAGACTAACACAGGAAGCCTGGTGTAGCACTGCTGCACAGGGTGGTGGAGTCATATACTAGGGTTGACTCTTCAACACAGCAGGAAATCAAGGTTATGATGCTGCACTACTGATACTTCTCTTCTCGGCAGCAGGAAGAAAGCAGTGTCGCCCAGCTTAGTGCGTCATTGCTTTGCTTAAATGTTGGCCCTGGCTGCCTCCTGCTGGTCATCCTGTTGCTTGAGGCGATAGTCAGCCAGGGCAGCCTTAATTGCATCCTCTGCAAGCACTGAAGGGAAAGAAATTGAGGTTTAATTCATAGATGCACATTATAATCGAGGAACAAAATGAGAATGAATCACTAAAAACTTACTGGAGCAGTGAAGTTTGACAGGTGGAAGACTGAGCTCTTTGGCAATGTCAGTGTTCCTTATCATCAAGGCTTCGTCCAcctgtgaataaaaacacatagcTCAAAATCTATTTCACATGATGATAAgtcacagacagaaaaatgaatAATATGAGAAGAAATGTCCAGAATGTGTTTACTTACAGATTTGCCCTTCACCCATTCGGTGACCAAAGAGCTTGAGGCGATAGCAGAACCACAGCCAAAAGTTTTGAACCGAGCATTCACAATCTTCCCCTGCTCGTCGACCTCAATCTGTCAGAAAAATTAGTTTTTTAAGGATTATTTAACAGCAAAGTGAGAAAATACCCTTAAAGTCTTTTGAAAGACTGTGATAAatattaaaatcttaaaaactaaacaaaagtaAGCCTGTTGTTTTTAACCATCCGATTAAAATGacttattgttgttttttaaataaaaagaaagctgtgttttccatgaaaaaaaaaacatcacaggaaATGCTTTTTTATATCCataaaattaataatttaaGTCCAGGCGCCATCTACTGGTAAAACAAGAACATGACGTCTCAGTGCCCTATATATGGATCTTCCATTTTTGATGAAGTCTTAGGTCGGTGCTTCATCCATACCTGGAGCTTCATCACGTCTCCACAGGCTGGAGCACCCACCAAACCGGTCCCTACATTTTTGGAATGTTTGTCCAATGATCCCACATTTCTTGGGTTTTCATAATGATCCACCACCTAcagggagaaagaaaggaagcattgtgtcaggaaaaaaaaaaaaaaagtgtcacaaTGGCAGTCTGCAAATTTTTGAGGGTACTTCACAATAATGGATAACACGTGATTAAGAAAAATACGAGTGACATCCTCagaatatttctgcatttttttacaACCAGACAAAGAATGTGTAGAAGATTCGGCATCACCGTTTACATACACGAGTTTGCATCATTACATAAGACGCAGAAATAAACAGATAAGCAGTGGATTTCATTGTCAGCGACATTGAGTACCGGATCTCCCCCTTCCCCTGCGCTTTTGCTGAGTCACTCTGACCAACCAATATGAAGGGAGCTTGTATCCTCATGCATATCCTCATAAAAAAAGTACTATATTCTTGACACATAATCGTGTTATTGAATTAGATTATGTTTGTTGTAGGTTTTCTGCTCAAAATTAAGTCATCTCTTAATTTATAACCTTTAAGCTTTTAAAACTCAGTTGATGGTTAAGAACaataagtttaaataagtcaCAATTTGCTCAGCaagcttttaaagaaacatttacttTCAACATTAAGCACAGTATAACATACAGAATTGTTTTCCCAAATGGGATATCAGATGTAAAGACAGTCCATTTTAAGTGCGTCAAAGCCACACAGGAAAACAGCCCTTAGACAAAGCTATATTCACTTTACACcattcaaacattaaacaatCATCTGTTTGCCAGTGTAAATTAACTTTGTGATTGATTGTATCATTGATTCTGATTGTCACACAGCCCTATATTAATGTTACATCACATAAATTCAAACCAGGCATCTGAAATCTTATTAAATTGTTATAGCTGAAACATGATGCTTACCCTATTGAGAGATACACTGAATCTACAGGTATCacagaaaatgtacatttgttgTTTTACACAATACTGAAACCCTTAAAGCTTATCAACAGGATGTGACTCAAGTATCTAAGATGTTGCAGTAGCTAAGTAGAGGACGGATTAGTGACGCCAATTTAGACTTTAATTTGGGCTGGCATGGCAAGCATTGAAACAATTACATAATGTTATGAAATCCATATTGTCactttaaactaaatgtttaagGAAACCCAAAAACACGCTGACAAATGTAAGTGCAACCTAAACAAACTCACCTCTTCTGATTAACAGTGTCTACCTACGTGGTTCATTAAAACCATGCAATAACCTGCACCGTACTATGATGCTTTGAATTATACAATGCGTAACACATGACCAACTTATGCTCCTGGTATTTGTAAACAGAAAGCTCGCTAGGACACTTCCGACTAGGTATTAGAAGACTATTTGTTTTACCTTCTTGTGGTAGCAACACTGAGTGATGAACTCCGGAGCAGAGAGCCTCCTGGTGAGAAAACCCAGAGGACTCAGACACTTGTTCGCAACGGTGCCCGCCAtgttcacacagagagagagggtgaatGGCGCAGTTTAGAAGAGGAGAGCAGCTTAAAGTCAAAAACACAGCCCCATACGTCACtggcagggggcggggctttgTTAATTCTATTACTCGCATGTTACATCAACCAGTGCAGGACAAACATCTGCTTTACTCGTGGTTTACACTACATAACACTAAAACACTACAAAACATAACACTACTGTCAAGTGAGCTGGCGGGCAATTGAATACAATTTTAATCTGGTTGTGAATGAGCTCAGAGAGAAGGGAAGAAGGGCTTTTTATTCCATTatgaaaaatgcaaacatgttttatcaGGCTAacccagggatgggcaactttggtcacggCAAGGGCCGCATTCAATTAATTCTCGATGCcaaagggccaaattgtagtatacaaaatTCATCAATGATGAatcaattataaaaacaaatcaattatgtctcaaatttaactcaacatatgccagtgatcaaatattattatggacgtatttctggttttcatgatttcacggcagattttgtcacattttcttcatgtttccaattcattgatatgtaaaaattgacctgagggccacattgagggttgatggggggccgcatgtggcccccgggccgccagttgcccacccctgggcTAACCCATCAGAATCTGGCTCAtaatttaaaaatctttaatcCTATTTTACTATATGGTAGTGTGGGTCCTCTTGCAAATCAATATTTTAATAAATGGTTCAAACACCCCCAAAAAATGGCTGTCGAGCTGAGCTGAGCTAATTTCACCTTTTTAATTAgaatccaaaaagaaaaagcaattAAAATGCATACAATAAAAAACGAGGATGGACACAAGGCAACATTTTTTCATCAAAAATTGTGTCCAACATGCTGTCAACTGAAATGTGAGTTAGGATGTAAGGATGcagttcaacattttttcatcaaAATATGCCTTAGTTCCGGGGATatgtcacttccttactgaatgaatcagatgaagtagaaacaaatatctgcctactgtgcgcgccgactgaatagtagatactaaacagtatacagcacggatagtaggtactgactactgacagattgagtaggtacttggcaattcggatacagccagatatttgttcctactttcCACAATTTCctagtttgggatcaataaagtaattattttCTATTCTACTTTATCTGATTCATtcctttccgaatagccacagttcagtaggcagtacgtactattcagtatggagtttcagtatactgaactttcgtggtcattcagtatgcattttttgggtccacctcagtatactgaacatttcagcatggatactaacttccgggtttcatgcagtatggatcggatgcgtgctttcaggaaattaattgtattttaccacccacaatgctgtgcaaaattaaacgtaaatcatcACGTCActtctccaaatcaaaacaaaccagcgtggattaattgaataaATCTTTAATCTAGAcgtaaagtcccgactgaaatcacttctttaaattaacaacagaaaataaaacaaatgtctgcattattataaaacctttccccctctatttaaataagaatttcactatttaaatgcgtctttattggtttattttactttatattctgtatattactgtctttcatttgtacttttctttatgtaggctactgtatgttatttagttatttaatctgccttttacttgatttacattgtgatattgtttttttgtttttttttacctgtttgtatatgcgcattactcttcttgaataaagctaaacaaaaaaaaacaaaaaaaaaaaacgggtgaatgcggccggttcgggaaacgtaaatgacgtcacttccttactgaatgaatcagatgaagtagaAACAAATATCTGCGTACTgaatagtagatactaaacagtatacagcacgaatagtaggtactgactactgcctactgacatATTGAGTAGgaacttggcaattcggatacagcgggctgcatccacccgtttttttgttttgttttttttgtttagctttattcaagaagagaaACGCGcacatacagtcaggtaaaaaaaaaacaatatcacaatgtaaatcaagtaaaaggcagactaaataacatacagtagcctacataaataaaattacaaataaaagacagtaatatacagaatataaagtaaaataaaccaataaagacgtatttaaatagtgaaattattatttaaatcgaggcagaaaggttttataataatgcagacatttgttttattttccgATAATTTAAAGTAGCGATTTcagacgggactttaactctagattttaaaaaaatgattcaacagGGGTGGTGACGTAGTTCCGGTAAAATCTCAGCCAGCCTCATCATATCCGGTTAATTTCCGCTTTCCGATCGCTTTCACTGCTGCTTCTAAAATCCGGTGATGTCGGGGAAAAGCTATAGATTTCAACGGACTATTAGTTCTACAGCCGAGCATTGTTGTGTGCCGTTATGCGCTGCATCCAGTAAATACAACTCGGCGCTCAGTTTTCACACGTTTCCAAAGGATTTCGAAACGAGACGAAAATGGATTTCTGCGATTAGGCGAGATCACTTCGCGGTGAGCCCCCATACCCGCGTTTGTAGCCGGCATTTTACAAGCGAAGATGTTCGTGAGCCTTTATCTGCGACAGCAAGACGATTGTTGAGGAAGGGAGCAGTCCCTGCCTTGTTCGAGTGGAACAATTTCTCTCTTCCACTTTCAAGACAGGCGGGGgtgatggagaggagggagaggaaggagaggccAGTAGAGGAGCAGGACACATCATGTGAGGAGGCAGCTGGCGTCACACATGACCACGACTACGCTGCCGCTCCAGGTCCACTTGTAGACCTAGCTCTCGATGAAAACAAGGCCCGAAGAAGTGAGATCGACCAGCTGAGAAAACAAGTCCAGACACTTAACTTGAAGCAGCGGTTTGGCATTCACCGGTTTGCAGGCTCAGACAGAGACATACGTTTTTTCACAAGGTAAGACTCCAGCATACCTGTtaacctactttcctgggaggtGTAAATCTGCAAGACAGTGACATTATAGACAGCTGTTCATGTGCAAATTCAGCATTAGACATCTAAGGTCCgtctgatttactaaaggtttgcatgtgttaaaatgtgatttactaaaggtttgcatGTGTTAAAAcgtgatttactaaaggtttgcatGTGTTAAAACATGTAGCTGATCTAAGCATATCTTAATGAGTCCAGCTTGCTGTTGAATTAATGAAACTAGCATGCAGTGCTGCCCCAAAGTTTGTGTGTATTGCAGGATTTAAAGTATGTGACAATGTCAGAATCCTTGCACATGTTATATTTAATACatattattgtgtgtgtgtgtgtgtgtgtgtgtgtgtgtgtgtgtgtgtgtaagaaatcAAGGCTATGGTAATCATATTTTATGgtgttttttataaaacatacaaCCATTCAAATTTGAATATTAACATCTAAATGTTATTATTTAAGGTTTGGATCTTATGACCTCCTCATACGCTTCTGGACCCAAATAGAACCTGCAGTACCATCTATGATCAGGGTGACACAAGCACAGAGAGGCAACTTCACAGAGCCCACTTTTCCAGCAGTAAGTACCGTTAATAATGAAAATAGCaacaataattatttttctcCTTTACCAGCTTGACAAAGATCAGTTTTGATAGAAATAAACTGATTTGGGAGAAACTTAATGCAACTATTCGTTTGTTCTGAACAGGCTGACTCGTTGCAGCCCATAGATgagatgttcatgtttttgaacTATCTTGCACTTGGTTTGAAACAGTGTGACCTTGCTGACCGCTACGGAGTCCACCAGTCCACAGTCAGTCGCATTATAACAACATGGAGCAACTTTCTGTACACTGTGCTTGGGTCAGTGAGGATCTGGATACCAGAGGAGAAAATTAGGGAAAATTTGCCAACAGAGTTTAAGGACTACGCAGACACCACAGTCATCCTAGACTGCACAGAGCTGAGGTGCCAGTGTCCAACATCACCGCTTCTCCAAAGCGAGGTATACTCTGCATACAAGTCCAATTGCACTCTCAAAGGGCTGCTTGGAGTTGCACCTCACGGGGCAGTCACCTTCATCTCTCCGCTGTATGCTGGATCAATTAGCGACAAACAGATCACCCGAGAGTCTGGAATTCTCTCCCTTTTGAAACCTGGGATGGCTATCATGGTTGACAGAGGTTTTCTTGTTGATGACTTTGTGCCATGTAAGATCTACAGGCCGGCATTTCTCTCTGGCAGATCTCAGATGTCTGCTTCTGAGGTCAGGGAGACACAGGCCATTGCACGTGTCAGGGTGCATGTGGAGCGTCTCATACGCCGCGTAAAGGAACACAAGTTCTTCGAGACAGAGATTCCACTCCGGCTTTTTGGAAACATTAACCAACTTTATTCTGTTGCATGTCTCCTAACAAACTATGAAAATGGGCCTCTTGTTAAGTCTTGGTCCAAGAAGCCAGAGTAGTGTCGGAATCTGGGCTGCAACTGTTCATTGATTTTATCTTTTAGGGCAAAATGTTAATCTTGTAAATAGCAATTATCTGTATATACTAACATGAAATCTGTTTTATATTCTTCTAGTGCGAAATGTTAATCTTGTAAATAGCAATTATCTGTATATACTAACATGAAATCTGTTTGGTGTTGTTGAAGTCATTGAAAATTGGTTTGTTGAAATACATTCACTTTGGACCCAGATTTCTTTTGCTTACCTTCTTTTCTTTAGAAATTAAATTTATGAAACAACACTACTACAACAACATGCTATTGATCACATTGTATTGCAGAACATACATTTTATACATGAAACACTCCCAAGCTATTGATCACATTATATTGCAAAACATACATTCTCACGagtgtaaaacatttcatttttaagcaCAATGGAAACTTAATCAAATAATTAATGTagtgcaaaacaacaacatacatttaaaattgaATCCATCATGGAGAACACACTGCTGACGCCTTTGCTTCCTAAGCTAACTAAGGAAGTGGGTAggtacacataaaaaaataaatggtcaatttttttttctttcattttttttaggatttcCTTGACTCTGGGAATTCTCTGGataaacatgtctgtgtatAGACAACAAAGTCGCACCATTTTCAAATTTTCGACATGTCAAcatttcttcatgaaaattcgacaggacagggttcaacgtttttattaaacatttttgacaggtccggggtcaacattttttcctgAAAACTTTGGtcaacatcttttcatgaaaattcatgACAGGTCCAGGGTCAACATTTTCTCATGATAATTTTCGacatgtcaacattttttcatgaagattcgacaggacagggttcaacgtttttattaaacatttttgacaggtcaaattttttttgtgatttccTTGACTCTGGGAATTCTCTGGATAAACATGTCTTCCTGTGTATAGACAACGAAGTCACACCAttttctcatgaaaattttcgacatgtcaacattttctcatgataattttcgacaggtcaacattttctcatgaaaattttgacaggtctggagtcaacattttctcatgaaaatttttgacaggtcaacattttttcatgaaaattttgttcaacatttttccatgaaaactttcaacaggtccggggtcaacattttttcatgaaaattttggtcaacattttttcatgaaaattcatgACAGGTCCAGGGTCAACATTTTCTCATGATAATTTTTGacatgtcaacattttttcatgaaaattttcgacaggtccggggtcaacatttcttcatgaaaatttacgacaggtcaacattttttcatgtccAATACATCCAGCTGTTGTCATAAATTTACTGAAGTGCAATAAACTGATAGCATAAGTGAGCTAACTACAGGTAGCAAGGTATTTTTTGTCATGATTGTTTCTGTAATTATTATCACTTGTGAAAGCATTTGAGTTCAAAatcatatacagacacacatacttACCCACACAAGATCAAAACATGCACATTACCAACATGTACATAGACATGAGGTagcagtaaagaaaaaaaggcataGCTCTTGTCCAAAGCAGAGTTCACATTATTTTACCAAAAGTGTAGTGTGCCTTTATGCAGTGTTCGGTATAGTTAGGGTAAAgccctttttaaataaatgaatacataggtagatagaaaataaataaataagcaaatAATTATTTGTCTTTTCCATAGGAGCAACTTTTACAAGGGAGTCAGTTCCCTACTGCCTGAACTCTCCACTCTGAAGGTGGATGAAGTCTACCATGGACTTCCCAGTGATGTGGCTCCATTAATAACAACTATGGCAATA from Labrus bergylta chromosome 17, fLabBer1.1, whole genome shotgun sequence encodes the following:
- the iscub gene encoding iron-sulfur cluster assembly enzyme b, which encodes MAGTVANKCLSPLGFLTRRLSAPEFITQCCYHKKVVDHYENPRNVGSLDKHSKNVGTGLVGAPACGDVMKLQIEVDEQGKIVNARFKTFGCGSAIASSSLVTEWVKGKSVDEALMIRNTDIAKELSLPPVKLHCSMLAEDAIKAALADYRLKQQDDQQEAARANI
- the ftr97 gene encoding uncharacterized protein ftr97 isoform X1 produces the protein MSGKSYRFQRTISSTAEHCCVPLCAASSKYNSALSFHTFPKDFETRRKWISAIRRDHFAVSPHTRVCSRHFTSEDVREPLSATARRLLRKGAVPALFEWNNFSLPLSRQAGVMERRERKERPVEEQDTSCEEAAGVTHDHDYAAAPGPLVDLALDENKARRSEIDQLRKQVQTLNLKQRFGIHRFAGSDRDIRFFTRFGSYDLLIRFWTQIEPAVPSMIRVTQAQRGNFTEPTFPAADSLQPIDEMFMFLNYLALGLKQCDLADRYGVHQSTVSRIITTWSNFLYTVLGSVRIWIPEEKIRENLPTEFKDYADTTVILDCTELRCQCPTSPLLQSEVYSAYKSNCTLKGLLGVAPHGAVTFISPLYAGSISDKQITRESGILSLLKPGMAIMVDRGFLVDDFVPCKIYRPAFLSGRSQMSASEVRETQAIARVRVHVERLIRRVKEHKFFETEIPLRLFGNINQLYSVACLLTNYENGPLVKSWSKKPE
- the ftr97 gene encoding uncharacterized protein ftr97 isoform X2, which translates into the protein MSGKSYRFQRTISSTAEHCCVPLCAASSKYNSALSFHTFPKDFETRRKWISAIRRDHFAVSPHTRVCSRHFTSEDVREPLSATARRLLRKGAVPALFEWNNFSLPLSRQAGVMERRERKERPVEEQDTSCEEAAGVTHDHDYAAAPGPLVDLALDENKARRSEIDQLRKQVQTLNLKQRFGIHRFAGSDRDIRFFTRFGSYDLLIRFWTQIEPAVPSMIRVTQAQRGNFTEPTFPACDLADRYGVHQSTVSRIITTWSNFLYTVLGSVRIWIPEEKIRENLPTEFKDYADTTVILDCTELRCQCPTSPLLQSEVYSAYKSNCTLKGLLGVAPHGAVTFISPLYAGSISDKQITRESGILSLLKPGMAIMVDRGFLVDDFVPCKIYRPAFLSGRSQMSASEVRETQAIARVRVHVERLIRRVKEHKFFETEIPLRLFGNINQLYSVACLLTNYENGPLVKSWSKKPE